One genomic segment of Hordeum vulgare subsp. vulgare chromosome 2H, MorexV3_pseudomolecules_assembly, whole genome shotgun sequence includes these proteins:
- the LOC123430060 gene encoding uncharacterized protein LOC123430060, translated as MLEHIYEANRLNLYKFVVAQLHEHLSKGKFTKGCLLYCMLRYLDALDCDGMELELPNTPYTINAWSKTHVDVVAEMDMLEHDPPSFGNFQDKLKATTVISKFASGVGTLFNQFASGVDTLLTELVQGLTAPATRNTTTSRIKRGTEERESDDTSSEDSAESDNDTNEDNMDIERDKKKRVTREEDITRGNVESPLTKNVRDVAGEMENTAYDPSQGANFFGGARETEVCDNTSSGDPSAQFDTKSPSRSTSHLNLPSDSDMCSPDNNSPADTLVSLISEGNSQELEEKIRGSAAGLANRLRELKSTRPADIEQGDGSTHEEIKRIVVKELELLKETCGQQFEERNTCKDLRKINARPIKMTPRRRIKEAWKLYYDKSRVQIENYELVIIDAPKQAVRSVHCGFYMLEYLDKWDGVNVPRIWKEDIQKIKKITDNKWHNAPFNKNKKWKQQLDSNCPGGDLRSEAEDPEGEREVDI; from the exons ATGCTG GAACACATTTACGAGGCAAACAGGCTCAACTTGTACAAATTTGTTGTGGCCCAGCTACATGAGCACCTCTCAAAGGGCAAGTTCACAAAAGGATGCCTTCTTTACTGCATG CTACGGTATCTTGATGCTTTGGATTGCGATGGCATGGAGCTTGAGTTACCCAACACCCCGTACACAATTAATGCATGGTCCAAGACACATGTCGATGTTGTCGCTGAGATGGACATGCTGGAGCATGATCCACCCAGTTTTGGCAACTTTCAG GATAAGCTTAAAGCTACCACAGTTATCAGCAAGTTTGCATCAGGGGTTGGCACATTGTTTAATCAATTTGCATCAGGGGTTGACACACTCCTTACAGAGCTCGTGCAGGGACTGACGGCACCCGCAACTAGAAATACAACTACAAGTAGAATAAAAAGGGGCACCGAGGAAAGAGAAAGTGATGATACATCGTCCGAAGATTCAGCAGAATCTGACAATGACACAAATGAGGACAACATGGATATTGAACGTGACAAAAAGAAGAGGGTGACAAG AGAGGAGGACATCACCAGAGGCAATGTCGAATCACCATTGACAAAAAATGTGAGAGATGTGGCAGGTGAAATGGAGAACACGGCGTATGATCCATCTCAGGGAGCAAATTTCTTCGGTGGTGCTCGCGAGACAGAAGTTTGTGACAACACATCAAGTGGGGATCCATCTGCACAGTTTGACACCAAGTCTCCATCAAGATCAACTTCACATCTAAACCTCCCATCTGACAGCGATATGTGCAGTCCAGATAACAATTCCCCTGCAGATACACTTGTTTCACTTATATCCGAGGGGAACAGCCAGGAGTTGGAGGAAAAGATTAGAGGCAGCGCAGCAGGGCTTGCTAACAGGCTGCGTGAGCTGAAAAGCACAAGACCGGCTGATATAGAACAGGGTGATGGGAGCACACATGAAGAGATTAAGCGTATCGTTGTGAAAGAGCTCGAACTGCTGAAAGAAACATGTGGGCAGCAATTCGAGGAGAGAAATACCTGCAAAGACTTAAGGAAGATCAATGCACGTCCCATAAAGATGACGCCAAGGAG AAGAATCAAGGAAGCATGGAAGTTATACTACGATAAGTCGAGGGTTCAGATTGAAAACTACGAACTCGTGATCATTGACGCCCCAAAACAGGCTGTAAG GAGTGTGCACTGTGGCTTCTACatgctggaatatcttgataaGTGGGATGGTGTAAATGTGCCTCGAATTTGGAAAGAGGACATCCAAAAAATAAAGAAGATAACAGACAACAAATGGCACAACGCTcctttcaacaaaaacaaaaagtggAAACAGCAGCTTGACAGCAACTGTCCAGGAG GGGATTTGAGATCAGAAGCTGAAGATCCagagggagaaagagaggtgGATATCTGA